AACACAATGACTCAGACATGCAGGAACTTATTTTTCACCACAATGGAGGAATCCTCCTCGAGCAGAACTGCTGACACAAACTGGCTGCCTCAGAGCTAGCTGGGTGAATACCAAACCGTGAAGCGCTACATGTGTGGCACTTCAGAAAGACTGAAGGCATCTAACTGTCATTCTGCCACAGAGGCTTCAATTTACAAGGCGCAGGAGAGTGGGGAGGCTTATGTGGCACTGCGAGCGTCTGTATGGTTGAAGCTCCATTCTGGATGATGGTCTTTCAGATGTCTACAACTGAGTGGCTCTGCACAGAGGAACACATAGATTGCATAGACTGGATCAATAGTGAGTCTGCATGGTTACATACCACCACAGGTGGATTGTTCCACTGCTCGTAAGTACGTGCAGCATATGGGTAGATGCGGTCATTGATGATCTGGAGCGTTGTCAATCCAATAGTCTTCATGGAGCTGAAGTAGGCCTCCCAGAACCAGCGTGCCTGTGGACAAATGGAACAGACTTCTTAAAATGTacccagaaataaaaaaaaaaaaaactgaaaaaaaccaAATATATGCAATAAAGTACAAACTTGTTAATAAGATCAACATAATGATCgatgggggaaaaaatacattGTAACATAAAAATCACTATCTTGACATTATCAAAACATGCTGCACACAGCTGTAAGGAAACCCTGTTACTGTTTCCAGAATTAATCATAGCAAAGGCTGCGTCAATTCTGAAGTAATGCAGAAtaattgtgtattttatgtgaAATGAATTGAAATTATTTACATATACATTATTTCATTCAAGTGTTAGTATGTTGTCCTTGATTTCAACACAGTTTTGGTATTTTTACATGATATGGTCACTATGTGTTAGAAGATAACACACCAGTGTGAAGTCATAACTGTAAAATCCAGATTTTTCCTCTCCGGTCCAAGTCTTAAAAGACCATTTTGTAGCTGTTTCCAGCCTCTTGACCTTCAACGACTCTTCTTCTGAGGCTCTCAAAAATCTCTTTTGACGGTGCCTGTTTCACTTCAACAAATCTTTGATGTGAAAAACAGGCCTTTAGTGATGATAACTGAACTCTTAACCCATAACTTAATGTTATCATATTTGCTGCTATAGAGCACCAAACTCAAACTGTCCTCATTTACAGTTCACTTTATAAGACCGTTTCAGCAATGATGGCAAACATGGCAAAAAATCCCTGTAGACTGAACATGTTTACTTAGTTTGTTTAGGCTTTGACTGTGTTATGGACAGAAGAGGAAATTTAGATTAACTGATCAATCTAAAGCAATGCTACTGATGATGAAATATGTTTCTGGCTTCCTTGCCTCCTGCAGGCCCCTGTTCCATTAAGCTACTTCAAGGGACAGTTCAGAGGCGAGAGAACCCTATAAGAGTTAATGAAGCTTCAAACGACACTGTCTAAGGCCAGGAGGCACCGTGTTACGCTGACCCAGCTCCACCCCACCAGCTCTTCAATGGCCCACAATTCCCAGGGAAGAGGATGTGAACATTAGAGTGTTTCAGCTATATTTCTATCTGTTACTCACATGGCAATGCACCAGTGTGTACAGCTGGCCCCCATGTTAAACAAAGACTGTCCTTAATGGCATGTGAACATGTGACCATTATCTCAGTCACCCATATCTGAGTATGAGATGGACCTTTGGAGatgcacaacacaaaaatagcatttatttttgcagaGGGGGTGAGCTGAACCAAAAAGACTTTGTAATCTcaagggaggagggggtggggggctcCAACGGCCCATAAATCAGCCGGTGATGAAAGTTTCTTTTCTGACCGGGAGGAGGCAGAAACCAAACTATGCTGGCCCGAGGGTCTGTCCCAccaccctccaccctctcccAGCGCCTGCAGGAATTTTTATGAGAAGGGAAGAAGAGACAGCATtgcaagagaggaagagaaagccTTGCTCCATCTTCCAACTGCAGCACTTAGCTTACAGTCTACACTTTTCAGTTTAGTGATGAACAAAGATGTGTACAAATATGGCATCGCTGGCCTTCTCAATCCATGAGTTATCCAAAATTTatcacacaaaaaagaaaaaaacaaaacaacaacaacaaaaaaactacaatatAAATTGTGCTCATAAATTTGCTAttgaaaaataatgcaaacaaCCTCAAGAGAGATAAATTCTTCtgtaaaacaaattcaaaagtcATCTGATGTAATACCtggttaaaaacaaattatcttCTCATTTCAGTCGAGTGTAGAGACTTCCATAGTGGCTCCCAACCCTTTTGTTGttacaaattattaaaataaaggTAAAAGATGACCAAAAACCATTTACATTATAGCAGTCTACATCTCTTTGTTTAACTCAGTGGAGGTTGTCAAGTGCCTGACAGATGGTTAAACCTATGGAGCAGAATTGGCAGCCAGTAAGCTGTGGATGGAACCAGGTGATCATTAGCGTTTTTGACATAatcaaaaacagcagtgaaagtaAGTATGTTTCAATCATGAGAGCTGCTCACTGGGAATATAACATTTCTTAACGCTTTTCACTGTGATCcaacacacatccacatcacaTACACAGTTTGCTAATAATAATTAACCAGCCTGCCAGGTAAAAATCAGTCCTTGTTAGAATGGCTCAGACAGAAACTAGCAGGCATTTGGGTATGAAAGACCATAATCAAAGAACACTCTTCAGCATCATAATGCCTCTGAGGTATAAAGATGGTTGTCAGGTTGTAGCTCATCAAAGGCAAGAGTAGAGGAAAGTGTGAGGAGGAAGTTGAACTCCATCAGCAAAACTCAATCATCCCATAGTATATATTCAAATGTAAGAGCTGAATGGATTTGGCGGTGTTAGTCTAACTCAGGTCTGAAGTGTACATGTCGTAATTTGAGGATATGACCCAAACAAGACTTGTTTAAGTCAGCACACAAATAAAGGCTCAGTGGtctcagctgtttgtgtgttgtctttAAATATGTGACCTAAACGGATGGCATTACATCATCCCAAATCTGAAAAGGAGTTCTGCTGTCTGAACCGGTTCAGCAGATGTCATAATCACAATTTGATCTGGTCTCTGACAAAACCTTCAGTTTTGTTCCTGCAGGataaactgaaactgcagtGTCATTCACACAGATGTTACTCTGCTGTGGTCAAATGCTGTCAATATTTTTTGCTGAATAAAACACACTTGACGAGCCAGAAAGgcaattaataaacaaaaaaataaaactaattttgGAGCAGctggtttttgtttgatatCTGGCCTAAGTCTGAAAAGTAATTTATATTGACAAAAACAATATGTTACATTATAATgacattgttgttattatatgGTATTTTCTTTGAAGTTAGTCTGCATCATCTGCTCctattttcaaatttttaagcACAAAAAGTCAGGCTACATGGAATCAAATTATGAAAGCAAAGGTTGCTGAGCCCTCTGCTGGCAAAACTAATGAACAACAGTCCCTTACAATACAATATGCTGCATATCCACATCAAAGTTTGTTTCATTATGACATTTCTGCCCTGACAGTGTACTCAGatagatgaaagaaaaatatttaaatctatCCCACAATTCACCACAGTCTATTGCACCACTCTAGTCCAGTTTAAGGTGGGACTGCACCAAACAGGCTGGTTTCAGGACCAACAATAATCAGCAAACATGAAGAAGTTTATGATATACTGAGGTGATCTGATTGGTAGCGTGCTCAAACACTAGGGTTGGgtaaaaaactttttatttttaagggtACCAAATGAATTAATTGAATTAATCAAGTTAAGTTAATCGATGTCAAATCTCAGTACCTTAGAGTACATTAGGGTGACTGAGTAACTTAAGAGttttgagagaaagagagcaggacTACGTCAGCCCTGTAAATGCGGTTTCACTTTTCAAAGCTTGACAAAATGTCTAACCTGAGGAAACACCTGGTTAAGCACAAAAATCTCTAACAGCTGTAGTTTCTTGTAAGCAGCCACAGCATTAGCAACACCTGCAGACCGCACTGCACTCGTTCATGGAGAGCTGAACTGCTCGATAACTAAACATAATATTATGCATGaactttctaaaaaaaacaaaaaggatgtTTAAACATTATCTCTCTCAATCACCACTTATAAACCACTAGATGTATGTGGCAATGTTTGTATCTGCACAGACCCgctgcctgtattttcttattttctcattattatGCTGTGTTCaggatgtttctgtgtgtcaacAGTTCTGAAGAAAGACGAATGAAGAACGCTGAGCGTCGTTCCCAGGTTGCCATTATGTATTTAATTAGCTGATTGGGCTTTTTTTCACTATCTGGGATGTTGTCACCCAAAACTCAGCCTCAACATACAGCCAGCCTCAGTCTGCAATTTCCTACCAACATTTAGTTCACTAAAACAGCCCATCTGAGCCCTGAGTATAAAACCAATAGTATGTGAATTGCATACTGGGTATATAAATATTACAGTATGCAAGCACTGTGGCAGTGAAGACAATATTACAGACAGGTAATGCCTTGTTTGGATAAAGCATAAGACACTGCAGTGGCATATTGCTCCCTCTACTGTTATTAATCCTTctgacacttttatttttttacattccAATACTGAGTCCAGTTAGAGAGAGTAAAACATCGAGAAAAGGCATCACTGGGTACTTGTACCAAATTCCAGGTACTATCAGTATTGATTCAAACACGAACCAATGGCACCCAACCCtaccaaataaaacaaaaataaggcACAACCAACACAGATGCTTATCATGTAATATTAACAGTCATCAGTTCTGCTTAATGGGACTGATACGAAATGACAAAATGCTGCATATCTGACACTGTCCACATGAATACAACTATAAATCTATAAATACATCTAGGCATTTTATCCAGTATTTTGAGAAATTAGTCCTGTCCTGACAAATTTCACTGAATTGaaacctttaaaaacaatatcattttatgtatattttacGTCCAGTAGAACTATGAGATTCTTGCTAGTTTAATTGTCCTAGAATGTTAATGTGATACTGACTGTGTTTTTACGGTCATTTGACTGTAATCGTAACGCCGCATGACTGATTCTATTTATTTGTTCTAAAAATAGTCTGAGCTTCCATTCGTTTGCAGTCttgacaaacacataaacattgTGTTCTGACAAATTTCAGCCTGTAATAATTTCATGATTGTGTAAATAATCATCAATGTGCTGACAGGGTAGCACACTCTGACCATTAAGTGTAAGTTTAGAGTGTGATTTGTGACCAACAACATCCATTATACTGTGACATAACATTAGTTTCACTGAATTCATACTTCTGTAGAGATATGACAAGAATCCAACCAGTTCATTTCATCTGTGGACCATCAAAGCAGACACAAAAGTACTGTGAATAATAATATATCTATGCTACTAAGTTAGCTGTGAGctaaacacagtacaataccCCCAGCCAACCCCCACCTCATCAGCAAGCCATGTTTTTGCGCTTGTCTGGTGTAATCCAAGCCCGTGTCTGAGGCCTTGGCCTAAAATATCTGTTTGGCCAATATAATTACTAAATGGACTAGAGTTGATCCAAGGAAATGAGGAGCAGCTGAACTGGTGCACTCTCTCATAGctgctttcacttttgtttattGGGGCTCAATGCAGATATAAAATGCAAAGAGAGAGTGAGCGgtcttttgtacattttactcaAGCTAAAATCAACATAGCTGAGTCTTCTGAAAGCTTTTTAAAATCTAGACAGAGCACAGGAGGAAATTCAAACTTAGAGCATGGTATCCAAATTACTGTCTTTCACACATCACATAAATTTTGCTTTGACTTCCCTAAACTTGACTGATTGATTGGTTGGTACAGGTGCATGTCAGATGTGACATGCAAGTGCTCTAACCCACCTCTAACCACCATGTCAATCAATCTCAAACAACAACTAAATGTAAGGCACTTTAAAGAAGTTGTTCTGAGAgatgttttctcttcagttaGTGTGACCATTACCTGTCTCTGCATCTCTTCAACCTGTCTATGAGGAATACTCTTCAGGATGGTGTACATCTCTGATAGTTTTTCCTCTGGAATAACCACAGATGCCCTGagtagaaaaagaaacattaaattattaattaataattatcaacctatttacttgttttttaaCTAATCAGTGACTTAGGCAGACCTTTTCCAGTCAAGTACTTCAGAAAATGGCAGAATATAGGAGTCAGCGAGGATGACTGGGACACAGCCAGCCTGCAGGACATCGCTGAGGGCAGCCTGACCCAAACGTGCTCCCCGCAAAACCACACAGAATGAAGACTCCTGTAGAGACAGATTAGAAgtgttaacaaacaaacaaagacttggctgtatttcatttgatttccaCTGCTAAAAAACATTACTGGAACTTTGACTGCATTTTGACCACAGTATTCTAGATTCAGTTTTACTTCTGGGttgtatttgttcatttcatcaTGAATTCAACCTCCCAAAAAGTTCCTGCTCAGCACTTGCTGAAGGCCAAACAATTATCAGATTCCAGGAAATGCTTGTCATTGCTGGGTGGTAAAACACAAGCTTGTCTACTCCTCAAAAAAAGTATACAGCATCCAAATTCAtaaatttatcaaaaaaaataataaataagagcTTGAATTTTTTGTTGTCAAATTAAGGAAAGTTGTGCATTTAAGGTTCGTGAACTCTGATACTCTTCAACTTTgaaatgaattgtttttaatgcaCTAGTACTTCTCACCTGCAGGATCTGGGGGTAGTCATACACCTGCCCCTTATAGCAACGTTTTCGCGCAGAAGCTGCACCCTGAGACAGGTTGCTACACTTGTCCAGGAGGAGTAATGCCTCTCCATTTTCTTCCTTCAAGCGCTCCAGTTCAGCACGGTACTCTCGGTGGATAGCAGTTTGCGAAGACAGAATGAAGTAGCGCCGTGGTCTGGGTGGATAAAGACAGGAGATACACCACTGGCTGTCAAAGCATAACTTATACTGTTGACTCTTCAATAGGAACTAATCTAGAAAATGTCGGTAAACCACAATTACTTCTATTTGATATAAGTCCATTCTTAATAGCGCACATCATTATGCCATCCCTTGGAAAGGTGACCAAGTGTACTTTGGTCTTGATGCGATACTCCAAACAATATAATGAGAGATAATGTGCGAGATGTACTCACCCAGGCTGTCTCTCAGGCAACTCAACATCAGCAGAGAGGGGGCTGTACACTGGGATACTGACATCATAACCTTGTCTGTAAGTCCACGTAGAAAAACCACCTCCAGCCAGCAGTGCTCTGAAACAAATTTACCTGGACTGTAATAGTGTTTCAGCACACTGGGGATTTTGACAGACACGAGCTACAGAAAATGACCTTAAAACCCAAAACCTTTGTGACAAAAATGCTAATGTGAGGCATAAAATGACATCAAACAAGGCTTAATGAAACGATGAAAAGACCCAATGCAGTCCACGAAGtgataaaatgtatttggaTTCTGTTCTGTTCCAAGGCAAGGTGAGTataaagcagaaacacaccgacagtcacacacacctgGTTCTGATGAGGCTCCATGCCAAATGGACTCCAGCTGGATGAGCCCAGGAAATTCCTTTCAGCTAAAGATAGTGTTCATTGCCTCAAGGCCGTGTGTTCACAAAACCAACCTCTTCCATCCTCAACCATCACTCTAGCCTATGGGACATCTTGAGACACAAAGGCTCTTTGCTGGTAAATGTAACCAGATTTGAAACATCTCAGGGCATCTTGAAAATATGTTATCACCCAATAGCTTATAAATATCTCTTTCATCTTCAACAAATGACCGTTCTCAACACTTCGTGCGTGACTGCAGTTATAATAAGGGCTACATAAGGGTGCATAATCCATTGTAGcatgaaaatgaatttcatctgtggaggaaacagaacatagaaaaacaaaaggattttATCCTTTTGATTTTTACACACTAGCAGGAAGTTGCTGTCAGGAACCCTGAAAACATGACAACTTGACAACAGTGGATTTTTAAAGACCGATACAAGAAGCAAAGAGCCTATTAGACggttgataataataataataaaggtgCTTCATGTTTGAATGCTGCCAATGAACTCGTCTCTGTGGGAAGGTTACATGGTAAAGTTGctgacattttactttgaatatCACAGCCTCAAACTGGACTTGCCGAGGTCACTGAAGTTTAAGGCTGTTAAGCTGGATATGCCCATTCTGAATTTTCAGTGTGCTTTTGCCAGTTTAAAAGGTGGTCACAATAACGATCAAGTTTATAGTTAATGCTAAGAGTGACCAGTGTTACACTAgtaaaacagagacaggaaactATCTGCAAAGCAGCAGTTAACTTCAGTTAATAATGTCACACAGTGACCAATAATCTTATCATGCTCataatttataaataaagctgccTTATATAAagttaactttaatttaaatatgtattatcTGAGGTACACAACAAGATTACCTGAAGTGTGCGATGTACTTTGAAATGCAACTTGTCAAGACTGAACCAGTGTTGTCAGAGCCCAGTTTTGCTAGTAACAAGTGGCGCCAGTTACTCAGCCAAACCAATACACTGGTGGACCTCTAGTCATGATCTTATTCTTTGATCTAAATATGAGTGTTATAGTTCCTCGTCTTGTCTCTTCTCCCTCCGCTTATCCGAATCCGGGTCGCGGATGCAGCCCACACTGTCCTCTCCCTGGCCACTTCCACCAACTCATCCAGAGGGATACCAAGGCGTTTCAGACAAGACGACAGATATAATCCCTGCATCGTGTCCTGAGTCTGCCCCGGGGTCTCCTCCCAGATGGAGATGCCCAGGAAGCATCCTAACCAGGTGCCCAAATCACCTCAACTCGTTCCTCTCGATGTGaaggagcagtggctctactTTGTGCCCCTCCTGGAGGTCCGAGTTCCTCACAgtatctctaaggctgagcccagccaccctgcGCAGGAAACTCATTTCGGCTGATTGTAAGACAGCCCCAGAACATCCATAGCCTTGAGGTACTCTGGAAGGATTTCATCCAACCCCAGGGCACTGCAACTGCAGGGTTGCTTAATTGCCTCAGTGACTTCCGTCCCAGTGATGGGAGAGCCTCCCCCACCAAACCCCCCCGGTCCCAGTAGACCTAAACGAACAGTGAGGGTCTGCTGTCTATCTGGCTTCCTCCCCCGACATCCAATCCAACTtaccaccaggtggtgatcagttgacagctctgctcctctcttcaccaGAGTGTCCTGATCCGCTGATACAAGTATGAAGTCGATCATCGACCTTGGAcctagggtgtcctggtgccaggTGGACTTGTGGACACCCTTATGTTTGAACACGGTGTTAGatatggacaaactgtgactagcacagaagtccaatgATTGAACAAGTTTCCCTTTTCTGTTGGTGCAGCCTGGTAACTATAAACGAGCCAGCAATGCCATCATCGTTTGAACATAGTAGGACAATTTGGTAGGCAATTTTAGATGAGTCAGACTGTAATGAACCCACTGTTATTAGGATAGCTTTTTAATATGTACTGTAGCTACCTGTCTCTGGGCACATCTAAGGCAGTATTGTAGTCTGGAGGGCCTCCAGGTAACATGTTGAAAAGTAGGTGATTCATTCCTTTGTCCCATCTatcaaaacagacacaaaatcaATTCAGTTAATGAACAGGTGACTcgaacaaagaaaatgaaacatttccatACTGCGTGGACATAAATGATTAACCAATACATTATTTGGTATTTGAAATATAACTGTTAGTTTCTATCCTACACAACATACAAGGTTATGTGGCAACAGGACATACATCTTTTACtgataaaaagcaaaatttgaGCTTTTACACCATTGGTAACAACACAGATATGAGAGCAATTTGAGAAAAACAGGTCCATGAAGAGAAATGACAAGAGAGCAAAGTGATGAAGCAGTAAAACTCTGCTTCATGGTTAAATCTGATTAAGTCTGATGACTGGGTCCTGTGTAAACATTCACCTGGGCAGCATTGCCAGAGCCTGGGCAGTCTCTCTGATACGCAGAGAGTTCTGATTCAACACATCAATAGATGGGACAAAAAGACATGCCctggtgacatcatcagtgtAAAAGTCACTGTCTGAGATGGCACTGAGCAGGTCGTTGTATTCTCGGGACAGTCCAGTGCTGCTGATGGGAACCCCTAATTCATCCACGAACTTCTGCAGAGGGTAGATGTAGACCTAAAAAAAGCAACCATTTCAGCAATCGGTTATGGTTTCAACAAGGAATTATAGGGATTTGTCTCACATATATAAGCTCACAATGTGAGGACTGCTACCTTGATTCTGTTTTTAGGATTGTAGCCACATCTGTATACATCAAAACAGGTGTGCATGCGACAGCTGAGGTCACCCCTCTCAGGAATGGGACTTGATGCAGGAAGACGGACGAGAGGTGCATCGTGAACACTGCGTTTATCCAAGGTCCAGTCTGCCGCAGACTCAATGGAGTGGGGCCAGAACTGAAACATCCCAGTGGCAATTAGTCCAAGCAGCACCACGGAGAAGAGGGTGATGTAGTATATGCGGTGCTTGGTTTTCATCCGCGGGATAAGGGCAGGGCCCCGCGAGCTGTATTTCCCAGAGGCATACATGCCTGACAGCTCTCTCTCCAACCACCCACTGTAAAGACAGATTACCGATCAATGACAGCTTTGGATCCTGCTTATAGACAATCAAGTACCCAAGCTTACCCTGCCTAACAGGCAAAACAATCGTTGCTTGAAGCGTTAACGTTTCTCCACATAACGACAAACGGCCACCAAAACTCCCCCAAACCTCAGTAGTTTACAAATGTCAAGAGTGCAGTGCATAGATTATCCTTTGACAATAATCAGTTGTTCATTTGTTGGTGGTGTCAAGTCAGTCATCTGTCATCGACATGTAACATTATAATTACTTAGTAATAATATATTCTTAGCTGCTTCCGATCTAATGTCACCAGCGATAAGTCAAAATGTTGACTACGACGAGAGGAAAAAATTTTCCTTATCTTCCACGATAAGCTAACCGCGAAATTTCAAGGTGCACTGCCAGAGCAGCGATAACACTGACTAGTTTATATTCAATTAGCAGCTAACGTTCTAGTTAGCTAAACCAGCTATGTAAACATTCATGCTAAGTTAGCTCACTAACGTCTTTATTAAACGCCATAAAACGattaaaatacacatataaCTTTCCAACGTTATATGTATGTTTTACCCACCGAGACTTTAGACGGAATGGAGATGGACAGTTCGGTCTTAGTTATTTCATGGCAATGGTGAGAACACAGGCTACACTtgtaaatacaatacaaatgcTAAATTAGCATCAAGCTAGCACTAGCGTAGATGTATCAGATCTCCAGGAAATCTTTCAGTGATTTACGGAAGTCATTCTTCTTTGCTTCCGATATGTACTTCCGTAACTGAGGTAGTACATACTTTGCTTCCCTCTGCTGGAAATGGAGGTAAAATAACATGTTTTAGCAATGCAGAACTTCTGGTATGAATGCtccttttatttatattttttttaaaaatctcttgCGCCACTAACCTCCTCTGTggtgaatatatttttttaagggTGTCATTCCTAAGATCCTTCCCTAATGTCATTTTATGCATGGTCGATATATAAGGCCATGTATACGTTTCTCAGTACAGTTAACTAGCCAACTCAGTATTTTGTGAGACAGGTGTTCTCAAATAGACACCTCCCATCTACGCTGTGCGATTTGACCCATGACACATCCACAGGGCTCCAAAGTAGCTTCTGATCTCTATCAAATCCACCGCACCCACACTTGGGCTTAAATATAGCCCAGAACGCCTCACACCATCTTCACTCAAAACCTGCACTCAGCACTTCTAAAACTGATGACACATTCTTTACATCAAGTTTAAAGCATAGCTCAGGATAGTTTCATCTGGCATGTATGCATGGTACTAGGCATCAAAAGTCATTAGTTTCAATTTCTGCTTTTACAGATGGCCAACTGTGTTGATCTTAGTAATTCTTTAGTAATTTTTTCCTAAAAGTGTCAACAACATAGACTTCATTTTAAGACAAAACCA
The Scatophagus argus isolate fScaArg1 chromosome 1, fScaArg1.pri, whole genome shotgun sequence DNA segment above includes these coding regions:
- the ext2 gene encoding exostosin-2, with amino-acid sequence MYASGKYSSRGPALIPRMKTKHRIYYITLFSVVLLGLIATGMFQFWPHSIESAADWTLDKRSVHDAPLVRLPASSPIPERGDLSCRMHTCFDVYRCGYNPKNRIKVYIYPLQKFVDELGVPISSTGLSREYNDLLSAISDSDFYTDDVTRACLFVPSIDVLNQNSLRIRETAQALAMLPRWDKGMNHLLFNMLPGGPPDYNTALDVPRDRALLAGGGFSTWTYRQGYDVSIPVYSPLSADVELPERQPGPRRYFILSSQTAIHREYRAELERLKEENGEALLLLDKCSNLSQGAASARKRCYKGQVYDYPQILQESSFCVVLRGARLGQAALSDVLQAGCVPVILADSYILPFSEVLDWKRASVVIPEEKLSEMYTILKSIPHRQVEEMQRQARWFWEAYFSSMKTIGLTTLQIINDRIYPYAARTYEQWNNPPVVKWSSVNSPLFLPLIPPRAPGFTAVVLTYDRVESLFRVITEISKVPSLAKLLVVWNNQNKSPPEESLWPKIGVPLKVVRTKENKLSNRFFPYDEIETEAVLAIDDDIIMLTSDELQFGYEVWREFPDRLVGYPGRLHLWDHEMGKWKYESEWTNEVSMVLTGAAFYHKYFNYLYTYKMPGDIKNWVDAHMNCEDIAMNFLVANITGKAPIKVTPRKKFKCPECTAIDGLSLDQTHMVERSECINKFASVFGTMPLKVVEHRADPVLYKDDFPEKLKSFPNIGSL